Genomic DNA from Oreochromis aureus strain Israel breed Guangdong linkage group 2, ZZ_aureus, whole genome shotgun sequence:
caaACAAATCCAGTAAATCACAGAATTTTAGTGAGCTTTTAATCCCATAATCAGGTTTGCAAATTGATTTATCCTTTTTCATTAAAGAATTCCcaggaaaaaaatgatttttttcagaGGTTTGTGATCCAAATTtagatttaataaataaattacatgtTTATAACCCACTATTATCCACTCTGACCACATATTTAATATTGATATTATTGTTGAGCCCATAATGTCTCATGTCTGTATAATTATATacagtgagtgagagagaacaAACATAGGTACATCACAGAAAGCCTTCACAAACTGTTAATTCGTTTATGCATGACTCAAAGCATAACCAACACTAGCCTGTGTCTCTGATCTGAAATACCTATGTCATGACCCGGATCCAAGGCCATGACGAAACAGAAACGGGCACTGGTGGATGGTAAATTTAACCCTTTATCATAATAAcataaagcaaagaaaaaacagcataTGTTTAGCAGAAGTATCACTTACATGTGTAAATGTGGGCATTTAAACATCGTGAAATGTAGGGTGTTGTAGAGGATATATTACagaaccaaaaaaacaacagaggaACATACAGAGGCATGTGGGTGAGGAAGGACAGCTTAGTTGGACTGGCTTTAGTCTTCTTGGATCCTCAGACTAGGTGCACAAAATCAGCTGATTATATCAGCCTAGCATTATTATGTACCTTCAGGAACACAAGGGGAGACAGAGTTATTAGCCACATCACCGTACACTGGTAGTTCGGCAGGGGCTGTCGCAGCTTGTTTGTCTGCATGGTTGGACTTTGTACATTTGAGGTGGTTCAGTCTTCTGTGTCAATTTACCAATGTATGGGAGAACTTGATATGCTGACACAAAGTCATGACCAGAGAGCAGAGAACAGATCAATCTAAGAAGTGGTATGATAACTGTGCAGACACATTGAATAATAGAAATGTCAAAATGAACTTGtgcattgttgtttttgtccacCCTGCTTCAGACATGAACAGTTAAACCCGCTTTAACCCTCTCAAGGCAGGCGTTGCAGATTTGCAACAGTTAAAACACTAACAACCTGATTAccccacatacatattttatgagtttttttACTCAGAAATACCACTGCAGGACTTGGTTGTGCATTAGCAACTAAAACTGAGGGTTAAGGAGGTCAAAGGTCtatcaaacacaaacaaaaaaagatgagatataaataaagtctttcatcCTTCACGCTACAGTTTTCAGAAGTGCAGAAGcaaaacagcatttgttttttctctcttttacatAACCATCTGTCTTCAACAATTTTCAACTCTTTTGAACTGCTTCTTCTGGAAAAAGCAGAGCGACTCTTTGTTTGTATTACAAAAATGTGCAGGGCATGAGACTGCATAGCAGTATGACACGGAGTCCAAATCTGACGTATTTTTGATTAAACTCTGACTTTAAAGTTGTCGTGCTAAATATGCTGACATTTAGGAGACGCACAAGTTGTATACGTCCGCACGAAAAGCAGTCCGTCTAAATTATCCCCTTGCATGCAACCCCGACCACACTGAGGCAGATCTGACATAGCCCAACGCCACCCCCAAATTTCCATCTGGAACagatgttctttttttgttgtattgCATAACACTGGTAATCCAACACAAGCTCGTCTCTGGGCCGCCTGGGTTCAAGCAGTCTAAGGATTACTTCCACACCTAAGGTTATTCCCAGgcttttaatattaaaatgaacTCCAAGGGAAGTAGTGTGGAATCACTGATGTTTTGATTTGGACTGGTTTTCTTCCTTTCGTTAGAAATTCCAGTGGAAGCCTAAAAAAGATTTTGAAATGtggttaataaataaaagaagcagaacatgtTCTACAAGTAGACTGGTAAGATTATTACCTTCAAGAGATTAATGTTTGACATACAGtattttttatgacaaaatatgaTTTATTATAAGGGTTAGATTAGATAATGTATACATCTATATGGATTTGATGCAGTGAGGTATGAATACAAAAATCTTCATGGTTAATTTGCCCTAAATTTCCTAAATGAACAAAGTATTCCCAGAACATAGTGTTTCTAAACCTTATGGTAAATGAAGCCAAAGGTGTAATCAACTTCAGGCTTTTTTCAGCTCCTGCACTCTTTGGTATGCTGACTCCACTGACTCTGCCAAATATGATTTTTCCTCTACAGAGCACCGGCCATTAGCACAAGTGTGGTTAAATGATggcaccacttcctgctgtaGTGGATCCATCAGCCTCTTTTGACTGAAATGCACAGGGATTCATATTTGCATGGATCTGACTCTAATTTTCTTGTACTAAAGAAGTCGATAGACACCTGTCTCCAAACTCCTTTCTACATAGTATAAATGCCATCCGAGTCAATAAACTGCACCTCCCTCCTGTTACCTATTAAATGAAGAATGCATGTCAGACATATTGATCAGGAGCCTCCGCCTCACATAAAATGTGTGACGCAAAACACCTGGAAAGACCACAGTTTCTTGTTTATAAGGAAGCACTGGTAACAATGCCGTGTTCACAGCAGTGAAATCTGATCCGTGATGATGCTTGTGGGCCAGAGACATGTCTCCTCATTTCAACTATGCAAGTCTAGTTTGCGTACCAGGGAAGCCACAACATGTGTAGCTGCACACTAGCTGCTGTGACTGGCTGCCAGTCCGTCTGAAGGAAAATGCTTCTAGGACAAACTGTTTTTTCACTCTGGCAGATTCCAATCTGCATGCAACCTAACTATTATTACTTCGCTGTCATTAGCGGTCGTGCTGGTTTtgactttggaaaaataaagagTGAGTAATAAGTTACTTTCTCAAATTCTCAATGGGTAAAAAACTTGAAGTCTGAGCAGCCATAAATAGCAAACACAAGCTTGTGCTGTAGTACCCCAGAGATCCATGCATTTCACAATTTTACAAATCACATGCTGTTTGTCAGACTTTGTAAACACAAACAGGGCACGCAAAATTCAATAGAAAATCAATGTATTCAGATACTGAAATGAAGAGGCTCCAACTTCCAGGAAAGCATATGCTAGTTTGAACAGAAGTTGAAGGGTTGTTTACTCTGAAACTCAGATGAACGGATTTCACAGCTGTTCAACTTTTGCCCCTGAAAATAAAGTCTACTGCTGCAGCTACTGAGTTTTGCCTCCCGGTTTCAGATTTCTCCATTACAGACTATGCTACTTCACATCATGTACGTAAAGGAAATCCATTTTAAATATAGCCATTATTGAAAGTATCCCACTCTTATTACTAAAATTCTGCAACAAAAGCATGTGATGGCATCACATGACGTTTTAGTGATGGGATGATATTCTTAGTAATAACACTACCAGCTACAGACACTATTATAGTATGAACCGAACAAACCCACTGCTTGTGGGGAGacttaaattagaaaaagaaaaaaaaaaaagagcgacAATGTCAGCTTAGTTTAGAATGTAAACGAGGTTTATTGCAAATGTGCAGTCGTATCCAAACATCTAGTGAACAACTCTTTTGAGGATACATTACAGCAACAATACAGTCATCTTttacaaaacaaatacaaaggTCAGCACTAGTTACGACGAAGACTTCTCCCTGTGAATTTTTGCACATGGTCCTGGTTTGCTCAGCGTCTGCTGTTGTGTGGAAAACATAACAAGTCTTTGGTAGctagaaaacaacaacaacagcagcaacaactgaGGACAGTGTGGGAATGCgttcctctctttctttacaGGCACTGTTGTCATGCCATTGTTTTCGAGTTGGCATCTGAGCAGGTAAACAGGCCAGATGCTGGACGACGCTGCTACAGTCAGGAGTGCATCTGCAGTGAGAAATGCAGGTGTCTGCTTGCAAGTAAGCTACACTATGTTAATCTCAGGACTTTTAAACTCTATGTACATTGTAGTTATTCCGTGAAGAGTTAGGAAAACAGATATGCACcatatattacaaaaaaagaacaatgttCCTACTTTACAAACGACTGATTTTTGttccaaaatcaaaaacaaaaacagagcaggATTAATTTTCCCCCATAAGCAGCAAGCCCCAACTGCAGGTAATATAAAATTACACTTTATGAATCATTAACAGTATACTTATCGGTTCACCAGCTCTAAAAACATTAATCTGTACTGGCCTCTACCTCTGTTGCCCAGCTTATTCTGTTAATTATTGGTGTTATGCTCAGatgtacacaaacacatcagcaatACATTGTCGGTACAGGTAAAGTCTTTGTTATGTGGCTGAAATGTACTGCTGCAAGGCTTTTGAGACAAATCCACGCAATGGGGCGCCTCTCACTGAGACTTGGAGGGCCGTCTCAGGTGGGTTTCCTCTGAGTAATGGAAGAGCAAACTCTCCACACTTTTCCAAGTCAAGCACCTGCAGGGCCAGCCCGATCAACACCTTCTCACCTATTGGAAGGGTTAGGCTAGGCAGGGAAAGCCGCCCTCTGTCAGCAAGTTCTCGACTGTGTCTAGTCAGAACCTTCTCGCTACTCTTAACACTTTCGTCTACATTAGAGGGAACATGACAAAAAGCTGGACGGTATCAGAGGACGGGCCTGACATGGCACCGGTCAGAGCGTCTTCAGTTCTGGTCTGTGCTTATCAGTGTCAACAGTTCGTTTGTGTCCCATCGATCATTTAAAGCCCAGATGCTTCACCTTCATTGTTTTGAAGAGATCTCTGCGGCAGCGATTTAATGACGCTTTCATTCAAATGGAGGTCCATAATTGGAAAGAGACAGTGGCTCTGCCCGCCCCAAGGCAGAGCCACTTATACAGCAGAACCAGTGCTGTGGTTgcaggtctgctgctgctgctgctgctggtgttcCGGAGTGCCCTGGATGTTCTGATTGTCCAGGGGTAACAGCACATCCGTCGGAATGCGCGACTGGAACTTCTCCAGCTGCTCTGGACTAGCCAGGTTCTTCAGCAGGTAGTTCTCTCTCTCCAGCTGGTTGTTCTTCTCAGCCAGCTCCTTGATCTGTTCCTTGAGGATCTCCACCTCCTCACGCACTGCATACATCAGGTGGTTCTTGACAAGGTCCTGTCATAGCAAAAGAAGAGAGATTAAGTTTAGGTACATAAAACAGAGCAACTATTAAGGTGATTTGATTGCTTGCACGGTCTAAAAGAAGGACTGGGTTTGCCAGCCAAGTTTTTCCATTAGAGGATATCTGCTACTATATTTTACCCCTATTCTCACATGTACTTCTTGTGATCTAGCATGCACAATAAAGTTCACATGTTACTTAACTCAAAGGTGCACATTCCTGCACGTTTACTACTTTGCACGTCAATAAAGTGCGCAGCAGCCTGCGCTACGGTCACATTGCAGGGACTTCCTAGAGACTGCACAGAGAGCTGATTTTACATAACTGTATTTTGGGTGGTCGTTGGTTATAACTGTTCTGATGTATGAATTAACCTTTAGTAAAGAAATCCAGCAAAATCTCACAGTTTTAAGGCCTGGGAGTGAAAATATCTACTGTGATACACACTTAACATTTTAACTTTCTGGTTATTATCACTTTGAAGGAAACAGCTATGCTACTTGTGCACTGCATGCATGTGTAATGCATCTCGGTGTAGTGGCTGGTGTGTTATTAGCTTACCATGGCCTGCTCGATTTTGTTGTCAATGGCCACAACGCTAGCACCAGAGGCACTGCAAAGGAGAAGAAATAGAGCCCATTAATTAACATTCTGCAACTTAAACCTCTTAAAGTCACCTCATATtccacaaaagaaaaacaaagaaaacatgttgCTCCATTTCTGGGAATTCCCTGGGCTAAGGTGAAACAGAAAGCATtccaaactgaaatgaaaaccGCTTGCTCCGCTGGTATCTTGGCGACTTTTGCCAAACATAAACTACACGTTAATTGCTTTTGGAGTCAGATTAGGGTTTTATTTAGGTTGCAGTGTAACCTTGTTATTGGGTATGTGGCAGCCAGCTAGCGATAAGGGAAATAGCGCAGAACAGATATGTTCAAAGTCCACAAAGGCAgcagagggaaacacagctaaGCAGAAAGCATTTGGGAACTCTAACATCACATATCGAGCACATAAATTTGTTTTGAACCACCATGAAAGAATCCAGT
This window encodes:
- the tsc22d3 gene encoding TSC22 domain family protein 3 isoform X2, with the protein product MSTEMFAKTPMEVAVYQLHNFSISFFSSLLGGDVVSVKLDNSASGASVVAIDNKIEQAMDLVKNHLMYAVREEVEILKEQIKELAEKNNQLERENYLLKNLASPEQLEKFQSRIPTDVLLPLDNQNIQGTPEHQQQQQQQTCNHSTGSAV